From Oryzias melastigma strain HK-1 linkage group LG15, ASM292280v2, whole genome shotgun sequence, one genomic window encodes:
- the LOC112161927 gene encoding indoleamine 2,3-dioxygenase 2, whose translation MEYRVKHRKAKCREALQADFDAFDISEEFGFILEEPLTHLPDYYRAWIDLANNLAHLIESHKLRDLVHKMPVLSPHHLTSHRELRLAHLALGFITMGYVWQEGQHAPAQILPKALAWPYWMVSRRLGLPPILTYADSVLANWKLKDPTGDMEIGNMDLIFSFPGGETCRGFFMVSLLVEMAASSGIAGALEVMHAMKISDLVGIQKGLIRVTQSLKKMKETFQLMHNHVEATAFHGTLRIFVSGWRDNPMLPRGLLYEGVSTEPIFLSGGSAAQSSAIQCFDALLCIQHEEEAGAFLTRMRDYMLPPHRQLIETLSVCSSLRDFITARSGSDLCQAYNACVSALVDLRNYHLNTVAKYVIVPGNKARSLGCPFRGVGTMLNSTGTGGSNLMVFLKSVRNSTEKALITERSTTSRDAEM comes from the exons ATGGAGTACCGAGTAAAGCACAGAAAGGCAAAGTGCAGGGAAGCTCTGCAGGCAGACTTTGATGCATTCGATATCTCAGAAGAGTTTGGATTCATCCTGGAAGAGCCACTG ACTCACCTTCCAGACTATTATCGAGCGTGGATCGACCTAGCAAACAATCTGGCACACTTGATAGAGTCCCATAAACTTCGGGATCTGGTTCATAAG ATGCCGGTTTTGAGTCCCCACCACTTGACCAGCCATCGGGAGCTCAGGCTGGCTCACTTAGCTCTGGGATTTATCACCATGGGGTACGTGTGGCAGGAAGGACAACATGCACCTGCGCAG attctcccaaaaGCTCTGGCTTGGCCGTACTGGATGGTCTCTCGCAGGCTTGGACTTCCACCCATTCTGACATATGCAGACTCTGTTTTAGCCAACTGGAAGCTAAAGGATCCCACAGg GGACATGGAGATTGG aaatatggACTTGATATTTTCCTTTCCCGGCGGAGAGACTTGCAGGGGATTTTTTATGGTGTCATTGCTGGTGGAGATGGCTGCAAGCTCAGGCATAGCG GGGGCCTTGGAAGTGATGCATGCCATGAAAATCTCAGACCTCGTCGGCATACAGAAAGGTCTAATCAGAGTAACTCAGtctttgaagaaaatgaaggaaacttTCCAACTCATGCACA ATCACGTGGAGGCGACGGCGTTTCACGGAACGTTGCGAATTTTTGTGTCAGG GTGGCGGGACAACCCCATGCTTCCGAGGGGGCTTTTGTATGAAGGTGTCAGCACTGAGCCAATTTTTCTGTCAGGTGGAAGTGCAGCTCAGAGTTCAGCCATTCAGTGCTTTGACGCTTTGCTGTGCATCCAGCATGAGGAGGAAGcag GCGCCTTCCTGACACGCATGAGAGATTATATGCTTCCTCCCCACCGTCAGCTGATAGAGACTCTGTCTGTCTGCTCATCGCTGCGAGACTTCATCACGGCTCGCTCCGGCTCCGACCTCTGTCAGGCGTACAACGCCTGCGTCTCCGCGCTGGTGGATTTACGGAACTATCACCTCAACACCGTGGCCAAATATGTCATTGTTCCCGGTAACAAGGCCCGGTCCTTGGGCTGCCCCTTCAGGGGGGTGGGAACGATGCTGAACAGCACTGGGACTGGTGGATCCAACCTCATGGTTTTCCTTAAGAGCGTTCGTAACTCCACAGAAAAAGCCCTGATCACAGAGAGGTCGACAACTTCAAGAGATgcagaaatgtaa
- the insyn2ab gene encoding inhibitory synaptic factor 2A, translating to MVSKEDAKCLVLSNSEESDFETVPSHSEQSGLETGKQQVKKRNKALQVRFKDICEAQKEHRGRRTRSISCKVTHRKYMTMPARRSIPNVTRSTGVQTSPDLTKRYKTFPFERKKGHTFKHTALVENYRAQNNGFLSDIKTGEDDEPSVGQSSKCKGKIVGQTKALLHHTVDSSDTEDLLSSANCEEGPSCPDSSHFSEEGQMSSPASKSEPEYQVCGKWTKHKGLQKENTDSGTSSKRQLTDSKSSQDKPKGSGPVAWNSLLQVESLGSPTAGCKRKKGAQMSELQSQTFPHSAKCSVKSQGQCRTRHASASSKLQQSVEEENAFPPGGIRTTAMGSSQQMLPQSEDKDIKAQLQAMESLINSSQETIKVLLGVIQELEKGEAQREGLSYRTGQDTANCDTCRNSACIIYSLSCECQNHERGSDFVLKGVSSSNHRKEQLNKQTRPSYRHLGSAASLPVEAVIECVELDFKLQEDKLRPLMKRLCPLDSQQWPALPYSNEVFTSTPKRKSKSESKKHARWKLWFL from the exons atggTGAGCAAAGAAGATGCCAAATGTCTAGTTCTGTCAAATTCAGAAGAATCTGATTTCGAGACGGTCCCATCACACAGCGAGCAGTCCGGACTGGAAACAGGCAAGCAGCAGGTGAAGAAGAGAAACAAAGCCTTACAAGTACGTTTCAAGGATATTTGTGAAGCTCAGAAAGAGCATCGAGGACGACGCACCAGGTCTATTTCCTGCAAAGTAACTCACAGGAAGTACATGACCATGCCTGCCAGGCGATCTATTCCCAACGTGACTCGGAGCACCGGCGTTCAGACCTCGCCAGACCTCACGAAACGATACAAGACTTTCCCTTTTGAGCGGAAAAAAGGACACACTTTTAAACACACTGCTTTGGTGGAAAATTACAGAGCACAGAACAACGGGTTCTTGAGTGATATAAAAACTGGAGAAGACGATGAGCCATCTGTTGGGCAGTCTTCGAAATGCAAAGGTAAGATTGTGGGACAGACTAAAGCTCTGCTCCACCACACTGTTGACAGCAGTGATACGGAGGATTTACTTTCCAGTGCCAACTGTGAGGAGGGGCCTTCATGCCCAGACTCCTCACATTTCTCAGAAGAGGGCCAAATGAGCAGCCCTGCTTCTAAAAGTGAACCAGAATACCAGGTTTGTGGAAAATGGACTAAACATAAAggattacaaaaagaaaacacggATTCTGGGACTTCTTCAAAGCGGCAGCTGACTGACTCGAAGTCTTCACAGGACAAGCCCAAAGGCTCGGGCCCCGTAGCTTGGAACTCTTTGTTACAGGTGGAGTCTTTGGGAAGCCCCACTGCGGGCTGCAAACGGAAAAAGGGCGCACAGATGAGCGAACTGCAATCCCAGACATTTCCCCATAGTGCTAAATGTTCCGTTAAGTCCCAAGGGCAATGTCGGACGAGGCACGCCTCCGCCTCCTCTAAACTTCAGCAAAGTGTCGAGGAGGAGAACGCCTTTCCACCGGGAGGCATCAGAACCACGGCGATGGGCAGCAGCCAGCAGATGCTACCCCAATCGGAAGACAAGGACATCAAAGCACAGCTGCAGGCCATGGAAAGTCTCATCAACTCAAGCCAGGAGACCATCAAGGTCCTTCTTGGTGTCATTCAGGAGCTGGAGAAAGGTGAAGCACAGAGAGAAGG GCTCTCGTACAGAACAGGACAAGACACTGCAAATTGTGATACATGCCGAAACAGCGCGTGCATCATTTACAG cCTGAGCTGCGAGTGTCAGAACCATGAAAGGGGAAGTGACTTTGTGCTGAAAGGTGTCAGCAGCAGCAACCACAGAAAGGAGCAGCTGAATAAACAGACTAGGCCATCCTACAGACATCTTGGATCAGCAGCATCCCTCCCAGTAGAAGCCGTTATTGAATG TGTTGAACTGGACTTTAAGCTTCAGGAGGATAAGCTAAGACCACTGATGAAGAGACTTTGTCCTCTGGACAGCCAGCAGTGGCCCGCTCTGCCTTATTCCAACGAGGTGTTTACATCGACCCCTAAAAGAAAGTCCAAGTCAGAATCCAAGAAGCATGCCCGGTGGAAACTCTGGTTCCTATGA